The Electrophorus electricus isolate fEleEle1 chromosome 8, fEleEle1.pri, whole genome shotgun sequence genome contains the following window.
gtgtgtgtattacggTGGCGAGGATGTAGAAGCTCCACAGACTGGAGAGCAggtagaacacacacagctggccagACTCGTTAAACTTGGTGTTTTTACTCTTCGAGAGGTGGAGACGCCGGTTTACTTTCTGCAGagagcgcgcgcacgcacacacacacacacggtcagttATCAGAATTTGATTAACACAAGTTACGGTCAATATTTGATTCCACAGCTGTTCTGTTTATCAGTCTACGAGATGGCCAGCTCCACCTATTGGCTATTTTTCCACTGATCTTCATTTTTCTATTTCAGCTGTGGCGTAAGCCATACGAAAGGTGTTTAATTTGTGGACTAACCATTCTTTCttcaaaacagtaaaacatcGGTGTAAGCCCCATGGCCTGAGCgagtttctctctgtttcaacTAAATGTGAAAGCTGACCGCTGTTACCACGtcaacatatgtgtgtgtttacacacaacCTAGTCCGTATCTCCTATAGTGTACTGTGGTTCTTCCAGGCTGAGACTACAGTACCCATAAGGCCATAACAAAACACTCACATCCAGTATGTACTCTTGAACTACAGCGTGCAGGATGATGGTGATGAACAGATAGAAGAGGAGGGTGACACAGTCCTTCCACCCATAATGGTACAGAGACACCTCTCCATctggaaccacacacacacacacagttagctTAGGTCACGCATCAACTTACAGTGCCGCAGAGGGAGAGCCAGAGGAAGATGCACCGTGgacacgtacgtgtgtgtgtgtgtgtgtgtgtgtgtgtgttgtacctggGGTCACGATGCTGGTGTTGTACTGTGGTTGAATGAACAGAATGGCCGTTTTCGCAGTGGCCTGCAGGAATGGACAGACGGACAGCAGTGAGCCAGACGGACGGACAGTAGCGAGCCAGTTCACCATCGCCTACTTCTCAAACCTCATGACTCCGCACTGACTCCTTTACCGCGAGCGGGCCACCGACCCGTGCACGCGAGGCGCTCCTAGGTCACGCGCTAACGCGCGTGTCCAAAACGGGACGGAATGTCGACTAAAACGTGTCAAATTTGACCTGGTGGAGGGGCAGGCGCACATAAACCAGGCCTGATGTGTCCTTTAACGCAAATAAACGGCACTTGGGCGAAAGCAAACCCCCCGTCTCGCGGAGGACATCCCATCGCAGCGCCGCGTGAGACGTGGCAGTCGCGCGATTCGGAGCGGGCAAATCCCGTCGCGAGGCTGCGGGTGCTAATCGGAGCAAACGCTGCTGTGGAAGCGTAAAAAcgaaaatgcaaaaaaaaaaaagcacgcAAATAATAACAAATCTCAACATGTGTCGCAACGCCTCTCACGTTTAACAGTAGGGCGGGTGTTAGAAACTGAAACGTTGCAAAAGCTTCTCGAGTCtgatccaggtgtgtgtgtggttacacgCGCCTAATGGCTATTTCACGCCGACCACTGAATGACTGACGTTTTTCTTCCATGACTTTGATGGAATAAAGAGTTTGCAGGAAGGCCTCTGCTGTGCGATCACCGACCACCGGCGCAACGGTCGCAGTGCgctagaaagaaagaaagaaacacacaaacacacacacgcagctgaGCGAAGTcacggggggaaaaaaatgatcCGTTCAACGTACCTCAAACATCAGCCcaaccaaaatgaaaatcaCCAGACTAAAGACGATGTCGGCGTGGTTCTGAATGAGAAACTCCTGACTAAAAAACGGATAACTCTTATTTCTTCTCCGAAAGGCCATTTCTAAAGTTCCAGTTTTGGGCTTTTTTGTAAAGTTTTCTTCCCCCCCCTTCCTACTCCCAGAACTTCACGAGTCTGCGAGTAACTTTCTGAGCCCTGTGCGCACGCGCCTTCCTTAAAGGGCACGTTCGCGACATTCCTGACGACGCGCGAGGGCTTCTCGTGCTTGCGATCGGTGAGCGAGTCGCGTCTTTCCAATCCTATCCCTGCGGCCAGCCTGGAGTTGTTTCTTTCTTCCTAGAATTTGTAACGTGTTCAAGAACATTTGACACAATgcgaaaaaaataataaaaaatttttGTTGTtgggaaaacaacaacaacaacaacaacaacaacaagaacaaaaacccGCCCTGGCTGCTGGTGGTAAGACGCGTTCACGTGAATCACCGAGTGTTGGGTGTTCACCAGACGGTTGTGAACACGCAGTGTAAAAGACGGAGCCAAGAGGCAAAACTtcacaaaactgtttttgatcATGCGCGACCTTGCATATGTGGATCACAGACAGACCAAATGAAAAATGGTTGATAAACGCAGGACTGGGGTGGGTTATTGGATCACTGCGGTGGGTTAGCAGGGCTGGGGTGGGTTCTAGAAACACCGGACCGGGCTGTCAGGTGTGCTTGTGGAAAGACACTCGTTTAATATCCTGAGCCCGAAGTGTGAAGATCTTTTAACATATCagtatttttactattttaacatttcagtaTTACACATAGAGTCCCTAAATCTGCTGAAAGCCAGCATTCTCTTATAAACAGATAAATGAACCTATTTCATAATGCTGCATGCAAAGTACAAAGCCAGAACTGGTTATTGATGTGGGTGAccctggtgagtgtgtgtttcacagtggCAAAATGTatcaggcttttaaaaaaaacatttacaacagaCTGTGCATATATGACCATACACAACTATCTCTAACTGTAGCAGTGTTTCCAGTCACAGATCCTCTTGTTATTGAACACACTCTGTGATCCAATCAGAGCCTCCTTTTAATTACTGAACTCTCTCCGTGGTCCAATCAAAGGTTCCTTTTAATTACTGCACATTCTCAGTGGTCCAATCAGAGCCTCCTTTTAATTACTGCATGCCCTCTCTGGTCCAATCAGAGCCTCCTTTTAATTACTGCACGCTCTCCATGGTCCAATCAGAGCTTCCTTTACTTACTACATGTCTAGCAATGTCCAATCAGAGCTGTCACACTGGGAATAAAGACATATTTTAAGGTCGACCAAACTTAGCTTGTGTTAAATAAAGCcatatacattttttgttttacatttcatacactctacatttattatcattttacaCCAACCCTGAGGAAGGTTCTCTGCATGTCGTCCACAGGACCTCAGTTAACGGGGCACTGCCCAGGCGTACAAATGCCCCGTTTACCCCACGTTGTCGGTTTAGAATCACAGCCCTGAAATGCCGCCTCTGTTTCAAGAGTTTCGTGTTTACAGTAAACTAGACCTGCCCTCCTGAGACCAGAGGCACCAGGTTCATGGTTACCTTTGCATTACACTATAATCACTTACCGTTAACCAGGATTGTGTTTCTTTACGTGTGTTACGCTATAATCGCTTGCCTATAATCTAATAATGTGATTATTACTAGCTATTACTATTACGATGTGTATTCTGTATTAGCAGGTCATTTGGAGTGAATATCATTCAAACTTTTCATTGTTAGGAGATTTTTTTGGAAACTGTCTGAAGCTGTTATTAAGGCAAAGGTGAATATTTTCGATAATCTACGTTTGCTGCATAACATTctaacatttttatgtaaatatttgaaatgatgCTCTGTAATGTAAACCATGCAGTGATAATCGGAATTGCCTATGCCCAGTAgactcataaacacacaaacaaaccaacaaacaaacataagcaaatAAAGAATTTCAGTCTAGCTCTGTGTCAGAGTCGTGATGTTACAGTCGGGCCATTCTGATCCCATACAGTGCTTTGCAGAAGGACTCGAACCTTCGATGGTCCGCAGTACCGCCGTGTTAAAATGGGTGTAAACACAGTGAGCCTGCTGTAAACATCACAGTCCTAAAGTCTGACACACCCTGgaacacaaacaccatcagCCTAGAGGCCTCTAGTCCAGATGGGAAAACCATGAGCGCCCAGTAACAGGCCATTAGAGAAGAAACCAGCACGAGGTGTCTTAGAATGGGAGACTCACTGTTCTGCATCAGGGTGGCACAGGACTGAACAGTGAAGGTCAGGGGCACATTAGTTTAATTTAGACTTcagcggggaaaaaaaaaaaaaaagcaaaaacgcAACAACGAACGAACTGTCTACGAGGACGAGGCCCCGTCGCGCCTCACGCCGGCGGGCGTGGCTCAGTGATCCCGGGCTAAAGCCGGCGTCAGAGACAGACCTCTAGGCTGAGACGCGATCTGGCACGGTTAGGGCAGGCGGCGTGGCAGGAATATCAGTCCTGCGCGGCGTGGGCGGGACATGGCAAAGCTGTCAGCATGGTAAGTATTTTTGCGCATGTAAATTCGGTGACACGCTCGAGGACTGGGTGGTTTTGAACTACTTAAGCCAATCACGCGCTCTTTGGCTTGCCAGCAGAGCAGCTGTGTATATAATAACACACGCTTCTGGGAGGACTTCCAGGTCGAGAGCTGAgatttttttgggttttttttttagattaagtCAGAGAGAACTGAGAACTGGGCTGTAGTTTGTGCTTTTAAATCCTACCTGCGGCATGTCGATGTTTgcagagagagtgggtggggagaaaaagaggaagggagagtgaaagaggtagagagagagagagagagagagaaagtgagtgtgatAATGGAAAATATGTTTGTTGCTGTAAATTTATCACAGCCACACAACAATGGTGCATTTGTTATATCATAAATATAAAGTCACGTTAAAAGCTTGTTTGTGCCGGTGTGTCACTGTTTTAAATGCTCAGCATTtttcatctcacacacaaagaaactcTCGGATCCCATTTCCAACTCTTCGGAACTCTCTGTGGTCCCTCAAAAGCCGCCGTGATCCTCCAGGTCCCTGCGACACAGcagcgcgtgtctgtgtgcgcccGTCGGGTGGGGTACGGAACCCTCCGGAAGCCCCTGGCCGTCCAGCCGTGGCGCGGAGGTGTAGCGGGCGCGGCCCGGCTGGAGACCTCCGTCGCTGGAGGCGGGGCTGCGCTCCCCCAGGCTTTCCGCACCCGCTCCGGAGCCGAAGCCGAAGCGGCCGTCCCGGTCCGGCCCGGTCCGGTCCAGGCGCGGGTTGCTGGAGGAGCTGGGTGACTGCGGGTCGGCGCTGAAGTAGAGGGTGGAGCTGGACTCGgtggggcagtagaggggtTCGGGGCTGTCGCCGAACACGGACTTGCCCTCGGGCGAGCTGCGCTTGCAGTCTGACTCGGGGGACTCCGGCGggctctccatctcctcctcatcctccctcgCCTCGCTGGCGCTCTCGAACTCCTCCTTGCAGTCCGACAGCGGGGCCAGCGTGTCGTCCCTGCTTCCCGACCTGGACACGCCCCCCGCCTCGCCCCCTCGCTCGcctttctgctcctcctcccctGCCAGGATGCCCGCCATGCCCCCGGCGCCGTAGGCCCGGTTGATCTTGGCCGGGTCGCCCGTCTTCAAGGCCAGACGCAGGAGGAGCcagtggtggtgatggtacTCACCCTGCCCTTTGGCCCTGCAGCTGCCCGGGTGCTCTAGGAGGGATCCGGGGATCTCTGACAGGGAGGATGAGAGGCGGAGgggcagggagggaggagcCAGGCTCTTATCccccagggagagggaggagctgcCCTGGTCCATGCACACGCTGCCGGCGGGGACGCCCGGACGCAGGCCCTGAGAGATCTCCGTGGACTTTGGGTGCAGGAAGCGGTAATAGAGGACCAGGGACGTCAGACCTGGGGGAcgaggtgggggagggagggagggagggagggaaagagagagagggtgagagagggagggtgagagagagagagagggtgagagagggtgagagagggagggagagagggagagagagggggagagagagagatggagagagggagggagagagagagagagagagagagagagagagagagagagagagagagagagagagagggggagagagagagagggggagagagagagagagggagagagagagagagggagggagggagagagagagagagggagagagaaaaaaaagcagttttatAGCTGTAGGGCAACtatagacacacacgcgcacacacacacgcacacgcatgcacacacacgcatgcacacacacacacacacacacctatcagGTAACTGCACAGGACAGCAGTGGGGATGGTCAGGCTATCCCACGATGCCTCGCTGAGGAGGTCGGAAGCGGCCAATAGGAGCATGGTGTTCTCTAGCAGCATCACCTGGAAGAGGAGCGACAGGGAGGCGCCCCCCGGTGGCAGGGTCAGAACAGCGCCCGCACCGCGGTTACAGCCTCAGGGGGACTGGTCGCGTGTCCTACACGTTACCGTGTAAAAGCCCGCCATGCGGAAGCGGGACGGGCCGTCCTTCACGTTCAGGAAGAGGAAGACGTGCACGCCTCCCAGGACCAGGTTGAACATCCGCCAAGGCCACCGGCCCACGCAGATGTCCGTCTGCTGGGAGACCAACCAGAATGCTGCTATCAGCCAGTGGGACCCtggcagcagagagggagagagagcgagagagagagagagagagagagagagggagagagggagagagagagagagagagagagagagagagagcgggagagcgagagagaagggagagcgagagagagagagagggagagagagagagagagagagagagggagagcgagagagagagagagggagagagagagagagagagggagagcgagagcgagagagagagagagggagagcgagagagagagagagggagagagagagagagggagggagggagagcgagagagggaggcagggagagcgagagagggagagagagagggagagcgagagagagagagagagcgagagagagagagaacaaggtgTTATAGAGAGGAACAAATGGCTGGCTTTGGAAGCCTCCACCCAGAGTTCATCAGCTCACACAACTCAACTCAAACGATACAACCCCTGCGtctttaaataaacaagtaaacaaacaagttGTAAGGTGCTTCTGACTCACCCACGACCCCGACGACCCACCAGCCGAAGGAGCGGGCGAACAGGGCGAGGCTGACCCAGCGGGCGGCCAGCATGCCCGCCCTCCACAGCAGCTGACACAGCAGGGCGGCGGGGGGCATCAGCAGGTGCCCCGGGCGGGTCAGACAGCACGCCCGGCTGTAGAGTACCAGCGcccaggacagagagagcagacaggtgCCACTGCACAGGGCGACTGCACACGCgcgcaacacaaacacacatgcagtcatataaaccaaaacacaccaaaagAGGCGGGCGGAATTCAGTCACAGGACGTTGTGATTCCGCTGTGATGCGGAGGGGGAGCGGAGCCACCGTACACACCGACCTGGTGATGCGAGGCTGAAGTCCGTCGCCGCCAGAACGTACGTGTGCGTGAGCGACTGAGGCAGGGTGAGCACGAAGACCTCGACCAGCCGCAGAGCCGAAACGTCCGCCTGCCTCATCACCAGCTGGGCGTGAGAGTGAGGCCTGCCCTGCgctcgccacacacacacgctgcagtCCCACAGcctgtgcacgcacacacacgcacacacccattagtcacacacaaacGACACGGCACACGTTTGCAGTCCAAATGCGTCCCAACACGTTCACACAGCACGCGCACGAAGCATGcgaacacatacatatgcactcacacacgtactGCAAGCCTGTAAAGATACACACGTACAGATCCTGTAtatacacagtcacattcaCATAACTCaacacactcacgcgcgcagACAATGCAGTCCTGAAGccaacagacacagacacattaatgactcacacatacatactgcaAAGCCTGCAAACATGTTTACaaacgcacatgtacacacgtgcacactcacacacaccccacttcaatttacattttaaatatattcacaaTTTTACCTCTCATATTATAGATAAATTAATTACAAgtagtcagacacacacacacaaacaaaccttttGAAGATGCCcaaatggagtgtgtgtaaaatgatcaTGTGACATGTTCTCTGCTCTCCATCTGCCCTGTACCACAGGAAGCTGAGCACCTGCACGACCGTCCCCGGCAACAAGAGGGCAGAGGTTAGCCCCGCCCAAAACACCTGATCTTCACACAGGTAATACCCAATACAGTAGATCACTGGggaaagaaggaagagagagagagagagagagagagagagagagagaattattcaTTCACTGCACACAAGTGCATAATCTAATCCTGCAGGAATGTTGCATTCCACTTGGAGGAGTGGGAGAGGACTGACCAGTCAGCATACCTCAcagcaaacccaaacaaacaaacaaacaaacaccaccaccactaaaGCCTTGGCGTGAACCGTAGGACCAAGCCACAGCACAGCTCGCGTGCTGCACGGCCCAGTCGTTCCCCTCTAACGCCGGGCTGCCCTGACCAGTGCTCGTGAAGCCCTGCTGAGTCAAACCAGTATGAACAACTAATTAACAACCGCACCAAGTGTGTTTACACGCGGGGCGGAGCGGtggacctcacacacacagtatttataTCTGATTTCAAGACCACCCAGACCTCTCCAGGGCAGGCCGTGTAGGTTTGacctgacccccccccctctccctctctctctctctctctctctctctctctctctctctctctctctctctctatctccctctctctctctctctctctctctctctctatctccctctccctctctctctccctctctctctctctctcacctgcgCGCTGGCCCGCCGCCAGGTGTGCCGCCAGCCTACCTGCGCCGCGCAGCGTGCCGACGGCGTCACGTGATGCCGACTCTTTACGCCTCACTCCCTCCGTGCCCAAATTCGTCCGAGCAATAAAT
Protein-coding sequences here:
- the xkr5a gene encoding XK-related protein 5a, which codes for MPADGPGGHGIACWQVALLGASALVILAERAALIYCIGYYLCEDQVFWAGLTSALLLPGTVVQVLSFLWYRADGEQRTCHMIILHTLHLGIFKRLWDCSVCVWRAQGRPHSHAQLVMRQADVSALRLVEVFVLTLPQSLTHTYVLAATDFSLASPVALCSGTCLLSLSWALVLYSRACCLTRPGHLLMPPAALLCQLLWRAGMLAARWVSLALFARSFGWWVVGVVGSHWLIAAFWLVSQQTDICVGRWPWRMFNLVLGGVHVFLFLNVKDGPSRFRMAGFYTVMLLENTMLLLAASDLLSEASWDSLTIPTAVLCSYLIGLTSLVLYYRFLHPKSTEISQGLRPGVPAGSVCMDQGSSSLSLGDKSLAPPSLPLRLSSSLSEIPGSLLEHPGSCRAKGQGEYHHHHWLLLRLALKTGDPAKINRAYGAGGMAGILAGEEEQKGERGGEAGGVSRSGSRDDTLAPLSDCKEEFESASEAREDEEEMESPPESPESDCKRSSPEGKSVFGDSPEPLYCPTESSSTLYFSADPQSPSSSSNPRLDRTGPDRDGRFGFGSGAGAESLGERSPASSDGGLQPGRARYTSAPRLDGQGLPEGSVPHPTGAHRHALLCRRDLEDHGGF